The DNA segment CGATCGCGTTGGACCTCGTCCGGGACACAGCCCTGGTGCTGGGCACGCTGGCCGGCGGGCACCGTCACCCGGAGCGGTTCTCCCGCCAGTTCGTCGACCACCAGCTGCAGGCTCGCAGGGCGCTGGGGGAGGAGCAGCTGCCGGTCATCCGGCTGCATGACCTGCGGCACACCCACGCCACGCTGCTGCTGGCCGCCGGCGAGCCGGTCAAGGTCGTCTCCGAACGGCTCGGCCACGCGAGCGCGACCATCACGCTCACCGTGTACCAGCACGTGCACCCCGGAATGGGCCGGCAGGCGGCCGACCGGTTCGCCGCACTGCTCGACGGCTGAGCGCAGCGCCGGGGCCGCGAAGTATCAAATTGGTATCACGAGGCCCTTCCGGGCCCTGAAACGGAGCCACCCCGGGCTCCTGACCTGCAGGAACACCGGGGTGAGACTGTGTCCGAGGGGGGACTTGAACCCCCACGCCCGATAAAGGGCACTAGCACCTCAAGCTAGCGCGTCTGCCATTCCGCCACCCGGACGAGGTGGACGCCCTCCGTGGAGGGGCCGGGGAAGAGCATAACCGAGGCTCCCATCGGCCCGGCAGAGCCCCCGGTGGCAGGATCGTCGGCATGTCGGAGACGAACCCCACGCCGCTCGCCGGTGCCCAGGCCGAGGTCGCGGAGCTGCTCTCCGACCTCATCCGGATCGACACCACGAACACCGGTGACACCGCCACCAGCGCGGGGGAGCGCAAGGCCGCCGAGTGGGTCGCGGCCAAGCTCGACGAGGTCGGCATCAGCAGCGTGATCCACGAGTCCGAGCCCGGCCGGGCCAGCCTGGTCGCCCGGGTCGAGGGCACCAACCGCGACCGCCCGGCCCTGCTGGTGCACGGCCACCTGGACGTCGTCCCGGCCGACCCGACCGAGTGGAGCGTCCACCCGTTCAGCGGCGAGGAGCGCGACGGCTACGTGTGGGGCCGCGGCGCGGTCGACATGAAGGACATGGACGCGATGACCCTCGCGCTGGTCCGCGACTGGGCCCGCACCGGCGTCAAGCCCGACCGCGACATCGTGCTGGCCTTCGTCGCCGACGAGGAGGCCGGCGGCCGCAAGGGCGCGCACTACATGGTCGACCACCACGCCGACCTGTTCGAGGGCTGCACCGAGGCGATCAGCGAGGTCGGCGGTTTCAGCATCACCGTCCGCGACGACCTGCGCCTCTACCTGGTGCAGACCGCGGAGAAGGGGCTCGCCTGGCTGAAGCTGACCGCCGGCGGCAAGCCCGGCCACGGCTCCTTCGTCCACGACGACAACGCCGTCACCCGGCTGGCGCAGGCCGTCTCCCGGATCGGCTCCACCCGGCTGCCCACCGTGCTCACTCCGCCGATGCGCCAGTTCCTGGACGAGGTCAGCGACGCCTACGGCATCGAGATCGACCCCGACCAGCCCGAGGAGGCTCTCGCCAAGCTCGGCAGCATCAGCCGGATGATCGGCGCGGCGCTGCGCAACACGGCCAACCCCACGATGCTCGACGCCGGCTACAAGACCAACGTCATCCCCGGCACCGCCAGCGCGACCATCGACGGCCGCTTCCTGTACGGGCAGGAGGCAGCTTTCGAGGAGCAGCTCGACGAGCTGATCGGCGAGGGCGT comes from the Modestobacter italicus genome and includes:
- a CDS encoding M20/M25/M40 family metallo-hydrolase, which produces MSETNPTPLAGAQAEVAELLSDLIRIDTTNTGDTATSAGERKAAEWVAAKLDEVGISSVIHESEPGRASLVARVEGTNRDRPALLVHGHLDVVPADPTEWSVHPFSGEERDGYVWGRGAVDMKDMDAMTLALVRDWARTGVKPDRDIVLAFVADEEAGGRKGAHYMVDHHADLFEGCTEAISEVGGFSITVRDDLRLYLVQTAEKGLAWLKLTAGGKPGHGSFVHDDNAVTRLAQAVSRIGSTRLPTVLTPPMRQFLDEVSDAYGIEIDPDQPEEALAKLGSISRMIGAALRNTANPTMLDAGYKTNVIPGTASATIDGRFLYGQEAAFEEQLDELIGEGVTREWLVHDQAVETTFDGPTVDLMVAALKAEDAGARPVPFTMSGGTDAKSFETLGMRCFGFSPLKLPADLDFASLFHGIDERIAVDSLHFGIRVLDRFLRQV